A window of Deltaproteobacteria bacterium genomic DNA:
TTTCAATGACACCTACGGTCATGATCTCGGCGACCAAGTACTGAAGATTGTTGCAAGGAAAATCGCGGAAGTGGGTGGCGACAGCAAACCCTACCGTTATGGAGGCGAGGAATTCACCCTGCTTTTTCCGGGCAAAGACATTGACCACGCAATCCCGCATCTTGAAGCACTGCGCAAGTCCATTGCCGACTACGAGCTGGCGCTGCGCGCATCTGACCGCCCGGAGCAAATAAAGTCATTCCAACGGAAGCGCGGCGCGTTCCACACCGCAAAATCGGTATCAGTCACCATCAGCATCGGCGTCGCTGAACGCACCGAAAAGCTTACCACGCCGATCTCCGTGGTCAAGGCCGCAGACAAGGCGCTCTATCGCGCTAAGAAACGAGGACGCAATCGATTAAGTAAGTGAGGCCGTCCCGGAAAAACAGGTGGCTTGAATCTTTACGCAAGGGGAAAGACAGGAGAAGCGCCATCAGCTGGTTGTGTCTCAGCGGCGTTCTTCAAAGCAGAGTTTATCCATATTTTCCGGCGGGGCGAGAGGATACCGGCCATCATAACAGGCCAGACAGAAGCTGTCGAGAGCCATTCCCGTTGCCTCCAGCATGCCGGGCAGGCTCAGGTAGTGCAGGGAGTCCAGGCCGATGAATTTGGCAATCTCCGCGACATTTTCATTTTGAGCGGCCAGTAGTTCGCCTTTTGAGGAAAAATCGATCCCATAGGGGCAGGGATGGGTTGTCGGCGGGCAACTGACCACCATGTGCAACTCCTTGACGCCTATTTCCCGCAGGTTTTTAACCCGGTTGCGGCTGGTGGTACCCCTGATGATGGAGTCTTCCACGATCATCACCCGCTTGCCCTGCAAGAGAGGGCGCACCGGATTCAGTTTGACCCGCACGCCGAAATCACGCATGGGCTGGGTGGGCTGGATGAAGGTCCGGCCCACGTAGTGATTGCGGATCATGCCCAATTCAAAAGGCAGGCCGCTTTCCTCCGCGTAACCGAGCGCCGCATAGATGCCCGAATCGGGAAAGGGCATGACCAGGTCCACGTCGGGCTGATATTCCTTCGCTAAGTGATGTCCCAGACGCTTGCGGCAGAGATAGACATTCTGACCGAAGATCTGACTGTCGGGCCGGGCAAAGTAGATCAGTTCGAAGATGCAATGCGCCGGCGGCAGTTTGGGGAAGGCCATGATGCTGTGCAGGCCCTGGTCGTCTATGATGATAATTTCTCCGGGCGCCACATCCCTGATATACGTGGCCCCCACTAGGTCAAAGGCGCAGGTTTCCGAGGCAATGACCCAGCCGCCGTTCAACTTCCCGAGCGCCAGGGGCCGAAAGCCGCGGGGATCGCGTGCCGCAATGACCTGCGTCCGGGTCAGCATGACAATACTGTAGGCGCCTTCAACCCGGCCCAAGGCATGGATTAACGCCTGTTCCAGGCCGTCCTGGAGATGGGCGGCCAGCAGGTGGATGATGACTTCCGTGTCCATGGTGGACTGAAAAAGGGAGCCGCGCGCTTCCAGCTCCGCCCGCAGAAGGTAGGCATTGACGAGATTGCCGTTGTGGGCCAGGGCGTAATATTCATCGCCGTGATGCACGAGGAACGGCTGGGCATTGGAGATGACGGAAGAACCCGTGGTGGAGTACCGCACATGACCGATGGCCAGATGACCGGGCAGTTTGGACAGGGTATCTTCCTTGAAGACTTCCAGGGCCAGTCCCATACCCTTGCGCTCCAGAACCTGGCAGCCGTCCGCCGTGGCAATGCCGGCACTTTCCTGCCCCCGGTGCTGGAGGGCAAAGAGGCCAAAAAAGGCCACCCGGGCCGCATCTTCGTGCCCGTAAACGGCAAAGACCCCACATTCATGACGCGGGCTTTCTGATGTATCGTCGTCCAAGCTATCCCTCATCTTTCACCTGAGAATGTATTAACAAATCCCCCTGAATCCCCCTTTGCTAAAGGGGGACGTTGTTGTCCCTCTCCTTTGGCAAAGGGAATTTGATGATTCCCCTCTTTGGCATAGAGGGGTAGGGGAGATTTGCATGGTATTCCTGAAGCGACATCACCTGCCACTCTTCCTGCTGCAGGGCGGCTATCGCCTCGCTCAGCGCCTTGGCTCCGGCAATGGTGGTGGTGTATAGCACATTATAAACCAGGGCGCCACGCCGGATATGATAAGCATCCATGCTGGATTTACGTCCAACGCTGGTGTTGATCACGAGCTTGATTTCACCATTTTTGATATAATCCACCGCGTGCGGTCGCCCCTCGCTTACCTTCAAAATGGTTTCCGCAGTCACGCCGTGTGCGCACAGATGGGATGCCGTCCCCCGGGTGGCCAGAATCTGGAAGCCCTGTTCCTGAAAGGTGCGGGCGATGGGAATTATTTTATCCTTATGAGAGTCGTGGACGCTGATAAAAACCTTCCCGGCGCGGGGCAGCGTAAATCCGGCCGCCATCTGCGACTTGGCAAAGGCGAGGCCGAAGGAATGGTCTATACCCATCACCTCGCCCGTGGATTTCATTTCCGGCCCCAGCAGGATATCTACATTGGGAAAGCGGTTAAAGGGGAAAACCGCTTCTTTCACGGAGATATGCGCCGGCTGCGGGGCGACCGTAAAACCCAGTTCCTTGAGCGTTTTTCCTAGCATCACCTTGGTGGCCAGCTTGGCCAGCGGGACGCCGATTGCCTTACTGACAAAGGGGACAGTGCGGGAGGCCCGGGGATTCACCTCCAGGACATACAGAACGCCGTTCTTCACTGCATATTGAATATTCATGAGGCCCACCACGTGCAATTCCCGGGCAATCATCTTAGTCTGAACAGTAATGGTATCGAGAAGTTCCCGTGAGAAGGTGATTGCCGGCAGGACGCAGGCGCTGTCTCCCGAATGGATGCCCGCCTCTTCGATATGCTCCATGATGCCGGCGACCACTGTTTCTGTCCCGTCGCTGATGGCGTCCACGTCCACCTCGATGGCGTCTTCCAGAAACTTGTCAATGAGAATGGGGTGATCGGGCGAGGTGATGATAGCCTTGGCCATGAATTGACTCAAGGTATCGGCATCATAGACGATTTCCATGGAGCGCCCCCCCAGGACATAGGAAGGGCGGACGAGAACGGGGTAGCCGATCCGCTCGGCGGCGCGGACCGCCCCGGCGACGTCGGTGGCCGTGTCGTTATCGGGCTGGTTCAGGTTGAGTACCCGCACAATCTCCTGAAAACGCTCCCTGTTTTCGGCGCGGTCAATGGCATCGGGCGATGTGCCGAGGATCTTCGCCCCCGCCGCTTCTAATCCCCGGGCCAGATTGAGGGGCGTCTGCCCTCCGAATTGGACGATGACCCCGTCGGGATTTTCCCGCTTGATGATATGCAGCACATCCTCAAGGGTCAGGGGCTCGAAGAAGAGTTTGTCCGACGTGTCGTAGTCCGTGCTCACCGTTTCGGGATTGGAATTGACCATAATGCTCTCCACGCCCTCTTCCCGCAGGGCAAAGGAGGCATGGACGCAGCAATAATCAAATTCGATGCCCTGGCCGATGCGGTTCGGGCCGCCGCCCAGGATGACCACCTTCCGCCGCCGGGAGGGATTGGCTTCATCCTCCGTTTCATAGGTCGAGTAATAGTAAGGGGTATAGGCCTCGAATTCGGCGGCGCAGGTGTCAACGAGCTTGTAGACGGGCAGGATGTTGCGGTCAAAACGCATTTGCCGGATCTCCGCCTCCGTTTTGTGCCACAGTTCGCTCAAGCGGCGATCGGAAAAGCCCCAACTTTTGGCTTCTGTAATCAATGCGTCGGAGGGCGGCGCCGCGGCAATCAGCCTCTCGGCATCAATAATCTCCCGGAGCTGGTT
This region includes:
- the carB gene encoding carbamoyl-phosphate synthase large subunit, with protein sequence MPKRKDLNKILIIGSGPIIISQACEFDYSGTQACKALKEEGCQVILINSNPATIMTDPETADRTYIEPITPEAVTKIIARERPDALLPTLGGQTGLNTAVAVAESGVLERYGVEMIGASLEVIHKAEDRGKFRQAMENIGLRVPRSGFARTMEEVFPVAAEIGFPIIIRPSFTLGGTGSGVAYNREELAEQAKAGMDASMIHEIMLEESILGWKEYELEVMRDRADNVVIICSIENFDPMGVHTGESITVAPAQTLTDREYQQMRNAAIAIMREIGVETGGSNVQFAVHPQTGEMTVIEMNPRVSRSSALASKATGFPIAKIAAKLAIGYTLDEIPNDITKETMASFEPTIDYCVVKIPRWTFEKFPETEDVLTTSMKSVGETMAIGRTFKEALQKAVRSLETGHFGLSIILPDHPNPEEFLRSRLLKPNSERLFYVATALQQGMAMEQIHALTRIDPWFLNQLREIIDAERLIAAAPPSDALITEAKSWGFSDRRLSELWHKTEAEIRQMRFDRNILPVYKLVDTCAAEFEAYTPYYYSTYETEDEANPSRRRKVVILGGGPNRIGQGIEFDYCCVHASFALREEGVESIMVNSNPETVSTDYDTSDKLFFEPLTLEDVLHIIKRENPDGVIVQFGGQTPLNLARGLEAAGAKILGTSPDAIDRAENRERFQEIVRVLNLNQPDNDTATDVAGAVRAAERIGYPVLVRPSYVLGGRSMEIVYDADTLSQFMAKAIITSPDHPILIDKFLEDAIEVDVDAISDGTETVVAGIMEHIEEAGIHSGDSACVLPAITFSRELLDTITVQTKMIARELHVVGLMNIQYAVKNGVLYVLEVNPRASRTVPFVSKAIGVPLAKLATKVMLGKTLKELGFTVAPQPAHISVKEAVFPFNRFPNVDILLGPEMKSTGEVMGIDHSFGLAFAKSQMAAGFTLPRAGKVFISVHDSHKDKIIPIARTFQEQGFQILATRGTASHLCAHGVTAETILKVSEGRPHAVDYIKNGEIKLVINTSVGRKSSMDAYHIRRGALVYNVLYTTTIAGAKALSEAIAALQQEEWQVMSLQEYHANLPYPSMPKRGIIKFPLPKERDNNVPL
- the purF gene encoding amidophosphoribosyltransferase → MDDDTSESPRHECGVFAVYGHEDAARVAFFGLFALQHRGQESAGIATADGCQVLERKGMGLALEVFKEDTLSKLPGHLAIGHVRYSTTGSSVISNAQPFLVHHGDEYYALAHNGNLVNAYLLRAELEARGSLFQSTMDTEVIIHLLAAHLQDGLEQALIHALGRVEGAYSIVMLTRTQVIAARDPRGFRPLALGKLNGGWVIASETCAFDLVGATYIRDVAPGEIIIIDDQGLHSIMAFPKLPPAHCIFELIYFARPDSQIFGQNVYLCRKRLGHHLAKEYQPDVDLVMPFPDSGIYAALGYAEESGLPFELGMIRNHYVGRTFIQPTQPMRDFGVRVKLNPVRPLLQGKRVMIVEDSIIRGTTSRNRVKNLREIGVKELHMVVSCPPTTHPCPYGIDFSSKGELLAAQNENVAEIAKFIGLDSLHYLSLPGMLEATGMALDSFCLACYDGRYPLAPPENMDKLCFEERR